The Rosa rugosa chromosome 1, drRosRugo1.1, whole genome shotgun sequence genomic sequence gactactctgagcAGAAATGTTTTATTGGAGTAGTCTTCTATACTATTCTTAATCTATGAACTGGAGCATACTATTGGTATGTTCTattttatcaaaaaaatataagataaaataaaataaaaaactttaactgaaaaatttaaaaataaagaattgaATCTTTGTCTACCAATTTTATCACGTGAGCGCTAATGAGTCATCACCCGTACAGTGAGCCACATTGTCATATGCTATGAAGCAATTTGAAACTTTAATTGTgatctgataaaaaaataaaaataaaaaataaaactttacgaaaaatttaaaaataaagaattgaAGCTAGTTTACCAATTTTATCACTTGAGCGCTAATGAGTCATCACCCGTACAGTGAGCCACATTGTCATATGCTATGAAGCAATTTGGaactttaattaaaaaaaaaaactttatgcaAGCCACCTCCAagacttttctgaaaattgtCCCAAAGAaaaacttttctgaaatatatatatatagataatgTTGCAGTCATTAATTTAAAACCTACTAGTGGGCGGGAATTCCTACAGCCTATATGAAACAGATTGAAGGAACACAACCAAGTCCCTATTATGGTGGGAATTCACTACATGAAATTGATCAGTTGGGGTGCTCATGGATATGAGCATTTCACAATACAACAGTATTTTGTAAGTTCATAAAACCACTTAACATTACACTACAGATAACTAATACGAGACCACTTACTATCACCCACATGACAGAAAATGATCAATAGAAATTGTCTACTATCACCACACATAAACTAGAAAGGATTTGTTCCTTCGAGAAGAACCCAGAAAATACATCACCAAACACAACGGTATGTAACATGTGCTTTAGTGATATCACGCGAGTAGATAACTTTCACCACTTGACCCCTTTCAAGTCCATAATACTTCGCAATTGCATCCTTTTGCGACATTCGAGGAAGCTGCATTAGATCACTTCTTAAAATCAAAATTGGCCAATATATTGCACAGTAGCTGATaaaccaaatatatatatgaggtGTAATTGTAAGATAGTCATATAAACATGAGTCACATGGCTGCAACAATTGAGAGTCTGAGACGAAAGCTCTTCCAGCACCCAAAAAGGAGGAATATGTTACAAGAGTTATTAGTAACTTCTTTTTTTCAAGGACTCAGCAGCATGTTATGGTAAGTCTTGGATGGGATACAGAAAATTGTGCTAGACGACTACTATAAGGCATGCCTATAATATAGGGCCACATGCACAGAGGATAGAGCAATGAGGCCACACAGTCATATTACTCTGTCAACCCCAACCACAATTCATTTCACACAACAGAGGGCATACCACAGGCCAAGTCTCCTATTTTCTTTTGGTCTAGATCAAGTCAGCCAAGCAACAAAATTACTCGCGCCCTTTGCCGTCCCATGAGTTTTGATAGATGATAGTAAGATGAGAGTACttataaattattttttttttattggacatCACTGGCTAAGATGAAAATAACAGCCATGACCAGATAAACATGTTAGTTCGTATCAGAACATGAACAACTTCTCTTGCTTTGTTGATGGCATCCAACGCATGGATAATTAAAAAGCAGTTTTATAAACAAACTGGATGAAGCAATTGGAATTACAAGAGTAGATACaatttttgtatatattttAAGGACTAATGATATATATGAATGATCTTTACAGAAAGCAAATCAGAGACCGACTTTTCCTTAATTAAGTTAGTAAACTAACCTGCTTTTCTTCTATGTTATACTTCTTCAGAAGATTTTGTTTTGCTCGTTCAGTCAAGACCTGATGCTTTGGCTTCAAGACATGCTTCGTTATATTAACAAGCAAATCAGTAATCTGAAAAACAAAGCAAGATATAGAAACATGAGAGTTGTGAGACGGAGAAATTCTACGTGAATGACCAACAAGACAACAACCATTAACATGTTAACTTCAAATGTACTGAGCACAAAAAAAACCCTCCCAAACTTTAAAAGATGAATACATTTAActaataatgtaatatatggtCCCTCATATTTAAGGTTCAGGATGCAATATCACATGTTGTAAAAacataacaacaacaaaaaagtaATCATATATTAAGGCTCACTTTGAGATTATTGTTAAAAAGCTAGAGACAAACCGCTAGAGAATCATTTTCAATAAGTGCACTATCAAAtgggaagaaaaaagaagagagcaAGGGTTTggtaatatatataaaaactaGGCGGCTGTTAATCTTGACGTTCCATAAAAGTCATACTGTGGTCCTctttaatttcatatatttcaaaTTCATCCTATCAATTCCATTACCCAAATTGTCCTTTTGCTTTTTAGCAGTAGAAACTGTCAAAATAGGAAAAGCCATAATCCTTGGATTAAGAGACAAAAATTGATAGCATTGACTGAGAAAGAGCACAGAAACATCAACCATCGCAGCTTTTCTTATAGAAAAAATCCATACCAgctcaaaatatttttttttcttaaagatTTTATTGagataagaaaaagaagatacAAAGAAGGAAAGTGGACAAAAGGGTCCAAAAAGGATAagagatacaaaaaaaaaacccatgaAACAACAGCAGCAGGAGGACTAGAAAACACCTTTCATCCTAAGAGACACAAGAAACCTAGACCACTGCTGCTTTCCAATCTAACGGATGCAAGAAAGAGAAGCCCAAAGAGCTGACCACTGTCTTACTCTTTCCCAAAGCTCCTCCAGCCCTATACCCATGTAATCTTCAAAAGatcttcagagagagagagtcacacCACCAGCAACCAGCATGGGTGGAACTCAAGTTTGGGGGACAAGGAAGATTTCTGTAGTAGAAACTCATCTTTCAAGGAAACATGGGTTTTACTCTTTTTCAACCAAATACAAAATGATTCTGACACTAGAGAAGCAAATACAAGAATTTTGTGATCCATAACAGCATTACTAGTAGGCCAGACCGGCCACAGCCTCAAGTAATTAGAATCActttatttattcttttaagAAATCAAcactaaaaacaaaacaaaaaatcttgAATTTTAGATTGCAAAAATGTAAAAGATGTGAAATCCTAAGAACTTTTCTATCAACCCGTCACAGGAATCTAAGATCAGAATCCTTAATGGGGTGATAGCACCAAACATAACCCATAAGGacccaataaacattttttgAACAAGACCCTGTTTCACATTTTCCTTTCTATCTCATCTTTTCATAAATAAACCACCTAATAAGATATTGTACACCTGTTAAGTTTCTACCTTCAAACTGACCCATTAGCTTGGAGGCTAGACAGATTCACATTCTTTGTGACTTCAAGAGAAAGCTAAGCCACCAGCTCACTCAAGAAGCGTGAGAGTCATTTATGTTATGATTGAAtggaaataatttgtttcgcTGAACTAGAAGAGCTACTGCTATAGATACTAGACCTTGAAGAATCAATAGCTACCAAGACAAGAATACTAACCCTTTCCTTTTTTTCCCTGTCTTTTGATAAAGACTTTCTAACATGTTAAGTATTCCATTTTTCCTCTCCAGATGGTTATGATATATTCAAGTTTTTGTTCCTATAcagatttagggtttttaagTTATGGGCTACTTAAATTTCACCCATATATTTCAGTGACCGAGTGACTGAGATTAATATCTCATACTATAATCACAAGAGAGAATGTCGGCTAACTTAACAGCAAATGGGCAATTTGGGTAAACTGAATTGATGAAATCAGGAGTTTCAATAACAACTGTAAACAAAACTACTGCAAAGAAACACTTGTACAGTATGCTCCTTTGAAATAAAGGAGCCAGATGCATCAATGCACATTGATGATTAAAAAGCACTAGTCCAATAATTTTATCTTCTGGGAAAATGATATGGCTCTCCATTGTAGGCCATGTATCAATGGTAACCAACTGAGAAGCCTAATTTAATATAGATCCAGGGTGTGTAACACTTAAgcgggaaaaaaaaagaaggaaacatATAACATAATTGATATCAGGGAACAAACCTGGAACATTTCCACTTTAAATGGATAAAGATCCAGAGTTTTCAGAGCTTGGCTTGTTATTTGGCTTTGAAGAATTAATATGAGCCCAGTCAAAGTGTCTTTATTAGCAATCTGACTGTGCAGCCCACGGATAACATTAACCTTCACTATACCAGGCCCACAGTAGATGACCAGAATCTGCAATTGAAACCTATCAATAAGTAATCGAAAATACAGCAACGCCGCTCTTTTTGCCTTTTTGTCTCATTACATATCCATATCATTTTTTAACTTcatccaaaagaaagaaataacagTGTCAAACTGAGACTGATTGTCTGTGTCAAACAACACTATTTGTGCTTGTAAACGAAACTAGTTCCTAGAATATATGATGTCATGTTTTCCATGAGAAGTCATGCAATAGGTCCAGGTACAATGTCGGATTGCTCACCTACTATCCCTTATGATTGTGATGCGCCAAATAGTCAAAATTGTTAATTTCAACTTAACTCCATGTCAACATGAACCATAAACAGAAAGAGAAACTCTTTATTAGAAAAATTTCATGAACTGCAAAGTTAATGCATCATGTAAAGGTGAATCAGAGAAGGAATAGAGAAATGCATAATCAAAGTATTTGCCTTCAAACACATCCCTTTAAGATTGATAGGGATTACAAGATACAGATGCTTTCTTAAAAATTGAGGGTCCTTATGGAGTCATATGACATGGATAAAAGCTCTATACGATGGATGTGAGAATGGTCAGGTCATGCTTGTCAAATTCTAGAACGGGCATGTTGATACCAATGGCATATTACTAATGACATGTTTGAAGCACAGACAAAGCAAAGCAAAACAGGAATGGAGAAAATGGGAAAGTAGCAGTTGAGACACTAAGGAGGAGATTTGTGAAACAGGAATAATGGACGCTAAACAAGGTCCCACATTAGACCCCCTATTATTGCTCACATTCAAAACTGTAAGTCTCAATATGCAACCGTACCAGGTACCGATTTGCTAAAGTAGATTCCTTGGTCAATCTTGCTAACTCACTAAACCATATTTCTTTTTGGGTAGTAGCAATAGTGCATGTACTCAAATGGAAGTAGCATTCATTCAAGAGTAAGTGGGGGAATGGAAGTAAGTGGGAGTTAAGCAGTCATGAAGTTAAGCATCCATCAAATCGCTATGCAAATCATCAGGGATGTGACAAAGCATTCATCAGTTACAAAGAATTTATAGCATGTGACACTAAAGACTAACAGCAAAGGAAGATTGCTTACTAATGTATCAAATTGAAGTATTGTACTAGACGCTGAAGTG encodes the following:
- the LOC133724724 gene encoding DNA-directed RNA polymerases IV and V subunit 5B — encoded protein: MEGDNGNGEEMVPGPCLSGYVDDGSTESHRYYLSRRTVLEMLRDRGYSVTSDEIDLSLQDFRALHGQTPDVDRLRFSAPHNSDPSDRILVIYCGPGIVKVNVIRGLHSQIANKDTLTGLILILQSQITSQALKTLDLYPFKVEMFQITDLLVNITKHVLKPKHQVLTERAKQNLLKKYNIEEKQLPRMSQKDAIAKYYGLERGQVVKVIYSRDITKAHVTYRCVW